A part of Streptomyces sp. NBC_01210 genomic DNA contains:
- a CDS encoding FG-GAP repeat domain-containing protein — MANLPGRKRGRVLSRLAVAAIAAALVGTSAGAAVADTPAPQPLKGVAVSRLLAAPSNAPAAAQAAAAPVYLLWAVDKKSDAYLYGPNGKGSFAARSYVSSGWGPVKNVASMDLNADGKYDGAWSWDTAGNVFFADDTSSRRVGKGWNIYNLVLSPGNLGGTVQDDILARDNAGVLWLYKGNSNGTVTARVKVGPGWNAYSHITGKADLSGDGRTDILAKDKTGALWLYKGTGNAAAPFSARTKVGAGWNIYNKVIANGDLNLDGLADVVVRDAAGALWMYKGSGKASAPFNTPRVKVGAGFNIYPKLF, encoded by the coding sequence GTGGCCAATCTTCCCGGCCGTAAGCGCGGACGCGTGCTGTCGCGTCTCGCCGTCGCAGCCATAGCCGCTGCCCTGGTCGGCACCTCCGCCGGAGCGGCCGTGGCCGACACCCCGGCTCCCCAGCCGCTGAAGGGCGTCGCCGTCAGCCGCCTGCTTGCGGCGCCGTCGAACGCGCCCGCCGCGGCACAGGCCGCCGCCGCCCCGGTCTACCTGCTCTGGGCGGTGGACAAGAAGTCCGACGCCTACCTCTACGGCCCCAACGGGAAGGGCAGCTTCGCCGCCCGCAGCTACGTCTCGAGCGGCTGGGGCCCGGTCAAGAACGTGGCCTCGATGGACCTCAATGCGGACGGCAAGTACGACGGCGCCTGGAGCTGGGACACCGCCGGCAACGTCTTCTTTGCCGACGACACGAGCAGCCGCCGGGTGGGCAAGGGCTGGAACATCTACAACCTGGTCCTGTCACCGGGCAACCTCGGCGGTACCGTGCAGGACGACATCCTCGCCCGGGACAACGCCGGTGTGCTCTGGCTCTACAAGGGCAACAGCAACGGCACGGTCACCGCGCGGGTGAAGGTCGGTCCCGGCTGGAATGCCTACTCTCACATCACCGGCAAGGCCGACCTGTCCGGCGACGGCCGCACGGACATCCTCGCCAAGGACAAGACCGGCGCGCTGTGGCTCTACAAGGGCACGGGCAACGCCGCAGCACCCTTCTCGGCCCGCACCAAGGTCGGCGCCGGCTGGAACATCTACAACAAGGTCATCGCCAACGGTGACCTGAACCTGGACGGCCTGGCGGACGTCGTCGTCCGCGACGCCGCGGGCGCGCTGTGGATGTACAAGGGCAGCGGCAAGGCCTCCGCCCCGTTCAACACCCCTCGCGTCAAGGTCGGCGCGGGCTTCAACATCTACCCCAAGCTGTTCTGA